The Synechococcus sp. WH 8101 sequence CACGTGCAATTGCTCACCAGTCTCGCTGGGGGCGACGCCGACTGGCGCAGGTAGATTGCCGCCCATGCTCAAAGCCGGAATCGTCGGACTGCCCAACGTTGGTAAGTCCACCCTGTTCAACGCCCTGGTGGCCAACGCACAGGCGCAGGCTGCCAATTTTCCGTTTTGCACGATTGAGCCGAATGTGGGCACCGTGGCGGTTCCCGATCCCCGGCTGCAGCAGCTCTCGGATCTGAGCGGCAGCAAGGAGCTGATCCCCGCCCGAATGGAATTTGTTGACATCGCCGGTCTGGTCAAGGGGGCCAGCCAGGGGGAGGGCCTCGGCAACAAATTTCTGGCCAACATCCGCGAGGTGGACGCGATCGTTCATGTGGTGCGCTGTTTTGAAGACGACGATGTGATTCATGTGTCCGGCTCCGTGGGGCCGGCGCGGGATGCGGAGGTGATCAATTTGGAGCTGGGATTGGCCGATCTGTCCCAGGTGGAAAAGCGCCGCGAACGGTTGAAGAAACAGATGCGCACCAGCAAGGAGGCCCAGGCGGAGGACGCGGCCCTGGAGCGGATCGAGGCGGTGCTCGAGCAAGGAGGCGCAGCGCGCAGCGTGGCCTTGAGCGAGGAGGAAGCCGCCATGGTCAAACCCCTCGGTCTGCTCACGGCCAAGCCGATCATCTACGCCACCAATGTGAGCGAAGACGATCTGGCTCCTGGCAATCGCTTCTGTGAGGAGGTGGTGGCCCTTGCGGCCAGCGAAGGCGCCGAAACCGTGCGGATTTCTGCCCAGGTGGAGGCGGAACTGATTGAGCTCGGGGATGGGGAGCGCGCCGATTACCTCGAGGGTTTGGGGGTGAGTGAAGGGGGGCTGCAGAGCCTGATCCGCGCCACTTACAACCTGCTCGGTCTGCGCACTTATTTCACAACGGGCGAGAAGGAAACGCGTGCTTGGACCTTCAAGGCCGGCATGACAGCCCCCCAGGCCGCCGGTGTGATCCACACCGATTTCGAGCGGGGCTTCATTCGCGCCCAGACGATCGGCTGGCAGAAGCTGTTGGAGGCCGGCTCCCTCGCCGAGGCCCGCAACAAGGGATGGCTGCGAAGTGAAGGCAAGGAGTATGTGGTGGAAGAGGGGGATGTGATGGAGTTTCTGTTCAACGTCTGAAGCGTCAGTAGGTGGCGCTGAAGGGTTCGGCTTCAGCGACCTGAACACCGAGTTCGCTGCGCCATTGCGACAGGGGTTTCTCCCAGCCCTCCTCCCATTTCTGGGCCACCAGAGGGGCTGCCTGCAGGCCGATTCTGTTGCCGTGGGCGATCGCCCGGCTCATCAGCTCCAGCTCCTTGGGCTGCAAGCGGAAGGAGCGGAACCCGGCGAGCAGGTTGAGCAGCACGAAGGCGGGAAAGCCGATCTGGGTGGCAGTGATCGCCAGCACGCCCGATTCACCGGCTGGTTCGGTGCTGAAGCCCGCCACCACATGGTGCAGGTCATGGGTGGTGGCAATGCGTTGGGTGAGCCACAGCGCTTCGGTGCTCGTGTCGCGTGGGCGGAAGAAGTCGGCGTCGTAGTTGAGCCGGCGGATCATGCCGGCATAGGCATGGCCGAGGCTGCCCTGCGGCAAGCGCTCCAACGCCTCCACATCCGGC is a genomic window containing:
- the ychF gene encoding redox-regulated ATPase YchF translates to MLKAGIVGLPNVGKSTLFNALVANAQAQAANFPFCTIEPNVGTVAVPDPRLQQLSDLSGSKELIPARMEFVDIAGLVKGASQGEGLGNKFLANIREVDAIVHVVRCFEDDDVIHVSGSVGPARDAEVINLELGLADLSQVEKRRERLKKQMRTSKEAQAEDAALERIEAVLEQGGAARSVALSEEEAAMVKPLGLLTAKPIIYATNVSEDDLAPGNRFCEEVVALAASEGAETVRISAQVEAELIELGDGERADYLEGLGVSEGGLQSLIRATYNLLGLRTYFTTGEKETRAWTFKAGMTAPQAAGVIHTDFERGFIRAQTIGWQKLLEAGSLAEARNKGWLRSEGKEYVVEEGDVMEFLFNV
- a CDS encoding Coq4 family protein, whose translation is MSQARELLRSVRNLTILRDLAKTGGGLDSIADLVDNFLDSEAMALCIERFRRLPGGAEMLEQRYPPFQPDVEALERLPQGSLGHAYAGMIRRLNYDADFFRPRDTSTEALWLTQRIATTHDLHHVVAGFSTEPAGESGVLAITATQIGFPAFVLLNLLAGFRSFRLQPKELELMSRAIAHGNRIGLQAAPLVAQKWEEGWEKPLSQWRSELGVQVAEAEPFSATY